From a region of the Hymenobacter jejuensis genome:
- a CDS encoding Gfo/Idh/MocA family protein gives MRTFNWGIIGLGRIAHKFAESLQLVPNARLYGVASRSLDKAQQFAAQYNVAHAVGSYEELLKLPDLDVVYIATPHSEHHAHTLLCLRAGVPVLCEKAFALNTRQVQEMIATAREKQVFLMEALWTRFFPSTHKALEIIQSGAIGKVVHIAADFGFTAPYDPAARLFAPALAGGSLLDIGIYPLLISKFFLGNPTDIKAAGALTETGVDMNCAMSLAYENGATASLFSTLAATTDTTCTVYGSEGKLLMHSRFHHAKRLTLERPDEAPQDFFFDFPGHGYQYEIEHVQHCLEQNLVESPLVPWQFSLELMQQLDEVRRQLGVIYPGE, from the coding sequence GTGCGCACTTTCAACTGGGGAATCATTGGGCTGGGCCGGATCGCCCACAAGTTTGCCGAAAGCCTACAACTCGTGCCCAATGCCCGCTTGTACGGGGTAGCCTCACGGAGCCTGGATAAAGCGCAACAATTTGCTGCTCAATACAATGTAGCGCACGCCGTTGGGAGCTACGAAGAGTTGCTGAAGCTGCCCGACCTGGATGTCGTGTACATTGCTACGCCCCACTCCGAGCACCATGCGCATACGCTGCTCTGCCTGCGCGCTGGCGTGCCGGTGCTGTGCGAAAAAGCCTTCGCCCTGAACACTCGGCAGGTGCAAGAGATGATTGCCACGGCGCGGGAAAAGCAGGTGTTTTTGATGGAAGCGTTGTGGACGCGCTTTTTCCCTTCCACCCATAAAGCGCTGGAAATCATCCAGTCAGGGGCGATAGGGAAAGTAGTGCACATAGCCGCCGATTTTGGCTTTACGGCTCCCTACGATCCGGCGGCGCGCTTGTTTGCGCCGGCGCTGGCCGGCGGTTCGCTCCTGGACATTGGCATTTATCCGCTCCTGATCAGCAAGTTTTTCCTCGGCAACCCAACGGATATCAAAGCTGCAGGGGCGCTCACCGAAACCGGCGTCGACATGAATTGCGCTATGTCGCTGGCGTACGAAAACGGAGCCACCGCCAGCCTGTTTTCCACCCTGGCCGCCACTACCGATACTACTTGCACCGTGTACGGCTCCGAAGGAAAGCTGCTGATGCACAGCCGCTTCCATCATGCCAAGCGGCTCACGTTGGAGCGCCCGGACGAAGCACCTCAGGATTTCTTTTTCGACTTTCCCGGCCACGGCTATCAGTACGAGATCGAGCATGTGCAGCACTGCCTCGAGCAAAACTTGGTGGAAAGCCCGCTTGTGCCTTGGCAGTTTAGTTTGGAGCTAATGCAGCAGCTCGACGAAGTGCGTCGGCAGCTGGGAGTAATTTATCCTGGTGAATAA
- a CDS encoding AAA family ATPase: MPALFDPTLLTRDHVLRAIRHLDRTALTVPPSTVYDLVYRGRRYPPRAVAQQAWRFAINDVEAKWPLPAGSPTNQVLEDLDFTVATKRPTLANSPLDGDVATQDAMQNLYTGLAGDDVPAPAPKAPTVAHEPTAAYTSELPAQPYTKADALQELFISEEKLVDTLAALERRRNLILQGPPGTGKTFLARRLAWLELGSQDTQRVEMVQFHPSYSYEDFVQGFRPDAHGSFRLTDGVLPDLCRRATADPTRPYFLLIDEINRGHLNRIFGELLLLLEADKRGPAHAVRLPYAPVEAPRFYVPDNLFVIGTMNTADRSLAPLDYALRRRFAFVPMLPEFGEHLHKHLIDNNIPTKTVDRMIARLAELNEVIANDPELGPDFQVGHSYFCQPPTDPAAADQWLTLILEQEIAPLLRDYWFDQPAHATAHIKRLLS; encoded by the coding sequence ATGCCTGCTCTCTTCGACCCCACCCTGCTCACCCGCGACCATGTGCTGCGTGCCATCCGGCACCTCGACCGCACTGCCCTGACGGTTCCGCCCAGCACGGTTTATGACCTGGTGTATCGCGGCCGCCGCTATCCGCCGCGCGCCGTGGCGCAGCAAGCATGGCGCTTCGCCATTAATGACGTAGAAGCCAAATGGCCGTTGCCCGCTGGCAGCCCCACCAACCAAGTACTTGAGGATCTTGATTTTACGGTAGCTACCAAGCGCCCGACCCTGGCCAACTCGCCCCTCGACGGCGACGTGGCTACGCAGGACGCCATGCAGAATCTGTACACGGGCTTGGCGGGTGATGACGTACCTGCGCCGGCCCCAAAAGCGCCCACCGTAGCGCACGAACCCACCGCAGCCTACACGTCTGAGCTGCCCGCACAGCCCTATACCAAGGCCGATGCGTTGCAGGAGCTATTTATATCGGAAGAAAAACTCGTGGATACGCTGGCGGCCCTGGAGCGACGGCGCAACCTGATTTTGCAGGGACCGCCCGGCACGGGCAAGACGTTTTTGGCGCGGCGGCTGGCGTGGCTAGAGTTGGGCAGCCAGGACACGCAGCGCGTAGAAATGGTGCAGTTTCACCCCAGCTACAGCTACGAAGATTTTGTGCAGGGCTTCCGGCCCGATGCGCACGGCTCGTTTCGCCTCACCGACGGGGTGCTGCCCGATCTCTGCCGCCGGGCCACCGCCGACCCCACACGGCCGTATTTCCTGCTTATCGACGAGATCAACCGCGGCCACCTGAACCGCATTTTCGGCGAGCTGCTGCTGTTGCTGGAGGCCGACAAGCGCGGCCCGGCCCACGCCGTGCGCCTGCCTTATGCGCCAGTCGAGGCCCCGCGTTTTTATGTTCCTGATAATCTGTTCGTTATCGGCACCATGAATACCGCCGACCGATCTTTGGCGCCCCTCGATTATGCCTTGCGGCGGCGCTTTGCCTTCGTGCCGATGCTGCCAGAGTTTGGCGAGCATTTACATAAGCATTTGATTGACAATAACATACCAACCAAGACTGTAGACCGCATGATCGCCCGCCTTGCCGAGCTAAATGAAGTCATTGCTAACGACCCCGAGCTCGGCCCCGATTTTCAGGTCGGCCACAGTTACTTCTGCCAACCGCCTACAGATCCAGCCGCCGCCGACCAGTGGCTCACGCTGATCTTAGAACAGGAAATTGCCCCGCTCCTCCGCGACTACTGGTTCGATCAACCCGCACACGCCACCGCCCACATCAAGCGCCTGCTTTCATAA
- a CDS encoding 5-methylcytosine restriction system specificity protein McrC, whose protein sequence is MIPIQNLYYLLCYAWNRVPDRSEWQSVDSAPFHRPLELLTHLLLSGTRRLLVKGLSQGYQEQEAELTELRGRVLLAPTLARDLLRQGRAVCAYDELGPNTAFNQLLAGALDVLGRTRHLSSAQRQEVRRVRGRFPSSVVSAPFSRNQLRAVRRLRLPAAESFLLNVCELIQRGALPEPDAAGRTRFQDFRNDERLMANVFEAFVRNFYRLEQRRYRVLSETITWQATAERSEDLDFLPNMLTDTTLESSDRKIILDTKYYAAALRPRYDRQRLISPHLYQLYAYLQNQPHRPGQQLEGVLLYPATTRAVDLRYTLGGHPVRVVTLDLNQPWEGIARDLLELVH, encoded by the coding sequence ATGATCCCAATTCAAAACTTATACTACCTGCTTTGCTATGCGTGGAACCGCGTGCCCGACCGCTCGGAATGGCAAAGCGTGGATTCTGCGCCGTTTCATCGGCCGTTGGAACTGCTTACGCATCTGCTACTTAGTGGCACGCGGCGGCTGTTGGTCAAAGGCCTTTCGCAGGGATATCAGGAGCAGGAAGCCGAGCTGACCGAGCTGCGCGGCCGGGTATTGTTGGCGCCGACGCTGGCCCGCGATTTGTTGCGCCAAGGCCGGGCAGTGTGCGCCTACGATGAGCTAGGGCCGAATACGGCGTTCAACCAACTGCTGGCCGGAGCGCTGGATGTGCTGGGGCGTACGCGGCATTTGTCGAGCGCGCAACGCCAAGAAGTGCGGCGGGTGCGCGGCCGTTTTCCCAGCAGCGTGGTGTCGGCGCCGTTTTCGCGCAATCAGTTGCGAGCGGTGCGGCGTTTGCGGTTGCCGGCTGCCGAGTCGTTTCTGCTGAATGTATGCGAGCTGATCCAGCGCGGGGCGCTGCCGGAGCCTGATGCCGCAGGGCGCACGCGCTTTCAGGACTTCCGCAACGACGAGCGTCTGATGGCCAACGTGTTCGAAGCGTTTGTGCGCAACTTCTACCGCCTCGAGCAGCGCCGCTACCGAGTGCTCTCCGAAACCATCACGTGGCAGGCCACCGCCGAGCGCAGCGAAGACCTGGACTTTCTGCCTAATATGCTCACGGACACCACTTTAGAATCGTCTGATCGTAAGATTATTCTCGACACCAAATACTACGCGGCGGCCCTGCGCCCGCGCTACGACCGGCAGCGGCTTATTTCGCCGCACCTCTACCAGCTCTACGCGTACCTGCAAAACCAGCCGCACCGACCGGGCCAGCAACTGGAAGGCGTGCTGCTGTATCCGGCCACTACGCGCGCCGTGGATTTGCGCTACACACTGGGTGGCCACCCCGTGCGGGTGGTGACGCTCGACCTGAACCAGCCGTGGGAAGGCATCGCCCGCGACCTTCTGGAGTTGGTACACTAA
- a CDS encoding TldD/PmbA family protein gives MKRREFVGLTGFAAGALFLPSFPGFGGNPVDPERLLEQVDPAIKKRLADAAMNAAKSAGATYADVRIGRYLNQSIFTREKQVQNIGSGESYGAGVRVLANGTWGFAATNTVTEAGMAKAAQLAVQIAKANSKVQKEKVQLAPQKGYGDVTWKTPIQQNAFEVPIAQKVELLLAANAKALENGASFVNSSLFQINEQKYFASTDGSYIDQDIHRIWPTFSVTAIDRASGKFRSREALSAPMGLGYEYLTPKAADKIAGPTGTGLVGYKMSYDMLEDAALAAQQAKSKLTAKSVVPGKYDVVLDPNHLGLTIHESVGHATELDRVLGYEANYAGTSFATLDKWKSKNFQYGSKLVNIVADKLQPGSLGAVGYDDEGVKTGQWDLIKNGVLVDYQKTRDQAGILGQDHSDGCSYAQSWQDVQFQRMANVSLQPGKEKMSVDDMIKNVDKGVYIAGRGSYSIDQQRYNFQFGGTVFYAINKGKIDGMLEDVAYQANTQEFWNSCAAICDQSDYRLFGSFFDGKGQPSQVSAVSHGSSTTRFNGVNVINTARKIG, from the coding sequence TTGAAAAGACGTGAATTTGTAGGACTCACTGGCTTTGCGGCCGGTGCCCTGTTCCTGCCCAGTTTTCCCGGTTTTGGTGGCAATCCGGTCGATCCGGAGCGGCTGCTGGAGCAGGTTGATCCCGCCATCAAAAAGCGCTTAGCCGACGCCGCCATGAATGCCGCCAAATCGGCAGGTGCTACTTACGCCGACGTGCGCATCGGCCGCTACCTCAACCAAAGCATTTTTACCCGCGAAAAGCAGGTGCAAAATATTGGCAGTGGCGAGAGCTACGGAGCGGGCGTGCGGGTGCTGGCCAACGGCACCTGGGGCTTCGCAGCTACCAACACCGTTACGGAAGCGGGCATGGCCAAGGCCGCCCAACTGGCCGTGCAGATTGCCAAGGCCAATTCGAAAGTGCAGAAAGAAAAAGTGCAGCTGGCCCCCCAGAAAGGCTACGGCGACGTAACCTGGAAAACGCCGATCCAGCAGAACGCTTTCGAAGTGCCGATTGCGCAGAAAGTGGAGTTGCTGCTGGCTGCCAACGCCAAAGCGCTGGAAAACGGCGCCAGCTTTGTCAATTCGTCGCTTTTCCAAATCAATGAGCAGAAGTACTTTGCCTCGACCGATGGCTCGTACATCGACCAGGACATTCACCGCATCTGGCCCACGTTCAGCGTGACAGCCATTGATCGGGCGTCGGGCAAATTCCGTTCGCGGGAAGCGCTGAGTGCGCCCATGGGCTTGGGTTATGAGTACCTCACGCCCAAAGCCGCCGACAAGATCGCGGGGCCGACCGGCACGGGTTTGGTGGGCTATAAGATGAGCTACGACATGCTGGAAGACGCGGCCCTAGCTGCCCAGCAAGCCAAAAGCAAACTCACGGCGAAGTCGGTGGTGCCCGGCAAATACGACGTGGTACTCGACCCAAACCACTTAGGCCTGACCATCCACGAAAGCGTGGGCCACGCCACCGAGCTCGACCGCGTGCTGGGCTACGAGGCCAACTACGCCGGCACGTCCTTCGCTACGCTGGACAAGTGGAAATCGAAGAACTTCCAATACGGCTCGAAACTGGTAAACATCGTCGCTGACAAGCTCCAGCCCGGCTCGCTCGGTGCCGTGGGCTATGACGACGAAGGTGTAAAAACCGGCCAGTGGGACCTGATTAAGAACGGCGTGCTAGTTGACTACCAGAAAACCCGCGACCAAGCGGGCATCCTCGGGCAAGACCATTCGGATGGCTGTAGCTACGCGCAATCGTGGCAGGACGTGCAGTTTCAGCGCATGGCCAACGTGAGCTTGCAGCCCGGCAAGGAGAAGATGAGCGTCGACGACATGATCAAGAACGTGGACAAGGGCGTCTACATCGCCGGCCGCGGATCATATTCTATTGACCAGCAGCGCTATAACTTCCAGTTTGGCGGTACGGTGTTCTATGCCATCAACAAGGGCAAGATTGACGGCATGTTGGAAGACGTTGCTTATCAGGCCAATACGCAAGAGTTCTGGAACTCCTGCGCGGCCATCTGCGACCAGTCGGATTACCGCCTGTTTGGCTCCTTCTTCGACGGCAAAGGCCAGCCTTCCCAAGTGTCGGCCGTGAGCCACGGCTCGAGCACCACGCGCTTCAATGGCGTGAACGTGATCAACACGGCCCGCAAAATCGGCTAA
- a CDS encoding TldD/PmbA family protein, with product MAILSKDEAQTILKKVLSFSTADECEVTLNGTTGGNVRSARNAISTSGAVDNVSLAVESRFGKRSGIATCNEFDDATLRRCVQRAEEIAKLAPESPEYMPLLGPQQYLESPKSFAANTAGITPDYRAQQVAASMKLCDAKKLTSAAFLNDSAGFVAKRNNKGLEAYQQITNLDFSITVRTPDGTGSGYAAADFTDISKFDAARMTQIAADKATGSVGAKAIEPGKYTVILEPAALVSNSDASLLGALMNALDARNADEGRSFLSKKGGGNRKGEKMFDERVTIYSDPTNPELADLTFSGDGRPQKKMTWIEKGVVKNLYSSRFWAQKNNIADIPRPGGFIMEGGTQSTQDLIKGTAKGILVTRLWYIRAVDPQTLLFTGLTRDGTFYIENGKIKYPVKNFRFNESPVIMLNNLEAIGKPVRLGGNLVPPLKIRDFTFTSLSDAV from the coding sequence ATGGCCATTCTCTCCAAAGACGAAGCCCAGACCATCCTTAAGAAAGTCCTGAGTTTCAGCACCGCCGACGAGTGCGAGGTGACGCTTAACGGCACGACCGGCGGCAACGTCCGCTCGGCCCGCAATGCTATTTCCACCAGCGGCGCCGTTGACAACGTATCGCTGGCCGTTGAGTCGCGGTTTGGCAAACGCTCCGGCATTGCCACTTGCAACGAGTTCGACGACGCTACTTTGCGCCGTTGCGTACAGCGCGCTGAAGAGATCGCCAAGCTCGCGCCCGAAAGCCCGGAGTACATGCCCCTGCTCGGCCCACAGCAGTACTTGGAGTCGCCCAAGTCGTTTGCGGCCAACACGGCCGGCATCACGCCCGACTACCGCGCCCAGCAGGTTGCAGCCAGCATGAAGCTCTGCGACGCCAAAAAGCTGACTTCCGCCGCGTTCCTGAACGACTCGGCCGGCTTCGTAGCCAAGCGCAACAACAAAGGCCTGGAAGCTTATCAGCAGATCACCAACCTCGATTTCTCCATCACGGTGCGCACGCCGGATGGCACGGGCTCAGGCTACGCCGCGGCCGACTTCACCGACATCAGCAAGTTCGATGCGGCCCGCATGACCCAGATTGCGGCCGACAAGGCCACGGGCTCGGTAGGCGCAAAGGCCATTGAACCAGGCAAATACACCGTTATTCTGGAGCCGGCCGCGCTGGTTTCCAATTCGGATGCTTCGCTGCTGGGTGCTTTGATGAACGCCCTCGACGCCCGCAACGCCGACGAAGGCCGCTCGTTTTTGAGCAAGAAAGGCGGCGGCAATCGCAAGGGCGAAAAGATGTTCGACGAGCGCGTCACCATCTACTCCGACCCCACCAACCCCGAGCTGGCCGACCTGACTTTCTCCGGCGACGGTCGCCCGCAAAAGAAGATGACCTGGATTGAGAAGGGCGTGGTAAAAAACCTGTACTCGTCGCGCTTCTGGGCCCAGAAAAACAACATCGCCGACATTCCGCGGCCGGGTGGGTTCATTATGGAAGGCGGCACGCAAAGCACGCAGGATTTGATTAAGGGCACGGCCAAAGGCATTTTGGTCACGCGCCTGTGGTACATCCGCGCCGTCGACCCTCAAACTCTACTCTTCACCGGCCTGACCCGCGACGGTACGTTCTACATCGAAAACGGCAAGATCAAATATCCGGTCAAGAACTTCCGCTTCAACGAGTCGCCCGTGATCATGCTCAACAACCTAGAAGCCATTGGCAAGCCCGTGCGCTTGGGTGGCAACTTGGTGCCCCCGCTCAAAATCCGCGACTTCACCTTCACCAGTCTTTCGGATGCTGTATAA